CCAGAGCTGGTTCAGTTCTCATCCGTGCTGCCCCAGACAGGGAGCGGACTGCAGGCCTGGACCTGTGCACTGACCCATCCACATCTGCAGCGAGTCTCCAGGCCAggcttctgcctccctctgcgGAGTTCCTCTGTCCAGACATCCCAAGGGCTGGCCAGGCATGGTCCCAGCTCACCCCTAATGTGGCCAGTCTCAGGCATCCCCCTGGCTGTTGCTACAAagaggaagttccaggccagcatggacaGCAGCTTGCTGAGGACGAGGACTGATACCCAAAGGTCCACCTTGCCTAGAAGGTGTGCCCTCCCATCCAGCCTCGAGCCTCCTCTCCATCAACCTCccatggggagagggaacaaaaCTGAACCCAGGGGTCCCACCAAACAGTCTCAGCTGCCCAGGTTGGAGTGGGCCACATCCCCCAGAGCAAGAGCACCTCCTGGACACAGAGAGCCCTGAGGCATCCCAGCCAGACCGTACCATCAAAAGCTCGTGACTGGAGGCACCGGCTACCCACTGCCTTTCTCGAGTCCAGATGGAGAGGAGGTGAACACTTCTGCCACAAGCCATCCCCAGGACCCCTTCCCAGCCAGGACTCCAGCAAACGTCAAGGGTGCCTGAGACGTCCTTCTCCCCACCACCCTGCCACACTGGGACTCAGAGGATGACAGAGTGGGGCATTCCTGGGCGCTGGCTCAGGGTGAGGAGACGGGCAGCTGCGAGCAGGAGAGCACCACTGAGCACCTCTGAGGCGCAGGAGCCCCAGGCCAGGGCCAGTGACCAGCCGAAGCTGATGTGCACGCTCTGCACGTGCTGCAGGCCATACAGGCGGGCAGCCTCCACGAAGGCCAGCTGTGAGTAGCAGATGTAGACGCTGAGCCCTGCCAGGGTCAGGGCGCCTGGGGAGAGAAGGGTGGCAAGACTGCTCAGCGCGTCCTCCCGTGGTAGAGCTGACTTTaggtctcctctcccctcccaaatACCACCTTTACCTCAGGACAGGCACTAAGGGTAGTGAGCTCTGAGTTTTAAGGGGTGAGTATTGGGGCTTCCAATACAGTCCTTCACCCTGAGACATCACCTGGCAAAACCCCTTGTCAACAGCCCCAGAACTCAGTTATGTCAGCAAAAGGCACAGCCCTGCAGCCTGCACTATCTGGCCTCCATCCACCCTCGGGCAGCTGTGGGGGTGAGGTGAGGGTGCATTTCTAACTGCCTGCAGCAAAAGCCACAGGTTTGATCTGCGAACGGGCATGGAAAAGAATCTAATGCATTGCACTCTGGGACAGGTAGGGATGGGTCAGCACCCACAGTGGAATGGTCACACTTTCAGGCTTGTCCAGGAGCCAGCACGGCTGGGGTCCCCCTCGCCTGCAGTGCCCAGctccccatctctctgccttAGCTCTCTTACAGCACATCCCCCCGCTGGTCCCTGCAGCCTCCTCAGCTGACGACTCtacatccatctgcctctcctcCTGACCTCTTGATTCAGGGAACTCCGGTCTCTCACCATGCTTCCCCCTCTGAGGGCAAAGTGCCCTCTGCCCTGAGAAGGCGGGGTCAGCCTCGCCCAGAAGCTACTTTCCAACTCTCTATCTTCTttgtgcaaaggaaaaaaaaaatgcagaggcTCCGAGATGTTTCTCAGTTATAATCCTAACCCACTCTGGCTGTCAGTGGCTCCCTGTGGTGGCTTCCCATGGCTTCCTAATTGGATTTGGCACTCACAGTCAGTCTCCTGGGTCAAGGCCACGGCTGATATTTTGATTACCCTGACTTCCTTCTCCAGAGACCTGGCTCTGAATGTCTGCCTCATTACTTCTTCTCTGTGGATTCCCCATCTCAAATGCATCCCACTCCTAACAAAGGTCTCCTGAGGAGCCCAGCATCCCCTGTAGGGAGGGCAGCCATGTCTGGGAAGGGGTGCCACCCTGGGTGATCTCATCTTTGTGGTTACAGCCAGGAGAATGTAATGTGGCTGGGACAGACAGTACCAAGTTACTCAAGGGGACCCGAGCACCCGTGTCCTTTTGGCTCTGGAAGCCTTGGGTCTCTAGCCTGCTAAAGTGGCCTACATGGAGCTCAGCCTGGTGTTGTGGCTGGTTTTAGCCTGGGACTAGGGAGGTAAGGGCCAAGGACATTATGGCTCTGCTTGCCCTACTCTGTCTTCTTGTAACAAGACATCTACGCACAGAGCTAGTTTTGCAGTGGCCGTGGAGAACCTCAAGTCTCCCAGGCCAAGAAGCTCCACTCCAGTGCTCCTTAGTGGTGGGCCAGCCTTGGGGATGGTGGAGTGAGCTCTCTGATGCTCAGAGGGGATTAGGGACCAGGATGGGGATTGAGTGAGTGAGGACGCCCCACCCCCCGGATGACCCTCCCTCCAACTCACCCCCTAGCAAGAAGTAGCAGCCTGTGGCCAGCAGCAGAGGGACACTCTGGGACAGGGAGCTGAGCAAGCCGCAGACCCAACCACACACGATGAGGATGAGGCTCAGAGGCAAGACTACCATGACTGTGCGATGCAGGGCTGTGGGGAGAGGGGGCTCAGGGTCGGGCAGAGGGGCGGGAAGAGGGGGGCCCGCCTCCAAGGAAGAACTAAAGATAGCCACGCCTTCACCTGCTCCTGCCGCGGAGCAGAGGTTCAAGCGGATACCTATTTCCGGAGGGACTACTAGACCCTCCCCGCGGCCACCCCTTTCTGGTACAGGCTTCCTGAAGCTAGGACGAGAGAGGACCGCCAATGCCCTCCCCTCTCTACCCTCAGGCCTCTCAGGGAGAGTAGGCTGTCGGTGGCCATCCAACTCGAAAACTGGCCAGTCCAGAAGGGACTTGGTGGGCCCCAGGAGACCCAGTCATGCTCCAAGGTGGTCCACATCCtcaaaggcagaggtaggctCCACTGAGAAGGAACGGAGGTAAGGGGAGGGCAGAGCAGGCTGGGGTTCTGCCGTCTGGTCAGAGGACTGGGATGGAAACCCTCTGGGCCCGAGCCTCAGAAACAGTTTGTGGGCTGAGGTGAGGTGGTTGGGTTCCAGACCTGCCTGAAGAATCAGAGATGGCACTGTCCCAGGACTCACAGAGCAGGTGCTGTATGGAGGGAGAAGCTTCCAGGCCGGAGCTGGCAAAAGGGTCGATCAGGGACACACAGCTGTTCTGTTCTGAAAGCCAAGGTGCACACGGCACACGGGGCTGGGAAACATGGGTCCCACAGCC
The genomic region above belongs to Rattus rattus isolate New Zealand chromosome 9, Rrattus_CSIRO_v1, whole genome shotgun sequence and contains:
- the Tmem235 gene encoding transmembrane protein 235, which gives rise to MALLAALFLSAALGALLSFALLAAAVASDYWYILEVADAGSSGGARLSSHSGLWRTCEEQNSCVSLIDPFASSGLEASPSIQHLLSLHRTVMVVLPLSLILIVCGWVCGLLSSLSQSVPLLLATGCYFLLGGALTLAGLSVYICYSQLAFVEAARLYGLQHVQSVHISFGWSLALAWGSCASEVLSGALLLAAARLLTLSQRPGMPHSVIL